From one Chloroflexota bacterium genomic stretch:
- a CDS encoding magnesium chelatase, translating into MNQPRTFGELRRSGYQPLSVKEEMRKNLADRIRKGEELFPGIVGYEDSVIPQIENAIMSGQDIIFLGERGQAKTRIARSLLNLLDDEIPVVAGSEVNDNPFAPISRYAIERLEAEGDDTEITWVPRERRYGEKLATPDTTIADLIGEVDPIKVAEGRYLSDELTIHYGMLPRTNRGVFCINELPDLAERIQVGLLNIMEERDVQIRGYKIRLPLDVFMVASANPEDYTNRGRIITPIKDRFGSEIRTHYPKTLEHEISIMEQESQRFSLPGLQSDVPTYMKEIVAEVTHLARKSPDISQRSGVSVRVSISNYENLIASAMRRSLRVGEADVSPRVSDLAALLASTTGKIELETVGDSKEDRIVDRLIQGAVLNVFNRYFTVQEFDDLVHAFESGLSVEVGDTLPSMEYMLQASSAVGLKAAVAKLGVPNNPAAIASAVEFVLEGLHLNRKLNKDRMDHRTRYRR; encoded by the coding sequence ATGAACCAGCCGAGGACGTTCGGCGAACTGCGACGCAGCGGATATCAGCCGCTTTCGGTCAAGGAGGAGATGCGCAAAAACCTCGCCGACCGGATTCGGAAGGGTGAAGAGCTCTTTCCCGGCATCGTCGGCTACGAGGATTCCGTCATCCCCCAGATCGAGAACGCGATCATGTCCGGCCAGGACATCATCTTCCTCGGCGAGCGAGGCCAGGCCAAGACGCGCATCGCGCGTTCGCTCCTGAACCTGCTGGACGACGAGATCCCCGTCGTTGCCGGCTCCGAAGTCAACGACAATCCATTCGCCCCCATCAGCCGTTACGCCATCGAGCGCCTCGAGGCGGAAGGCGACGACACCGAAATCACCTGGGTCCCGCGCGAGCGCCGCTACGGCGAGAAGCTCGCGACGCCGGACACGACCATCGCGGACCTGATCGGCGAGGTAGATCCCATCAAGGTGGCGGAGGGCCGCTACCTCTCCGACGAGCTGACCATCCACTACGGGATGCTTCCGCGCACGAACCGGGGCGTCTTCTGCATCAACGAGCTGCCGGACCTGGCCGAGCGCATCCAGGTCGGGCTCCTGAACATCATGGAAGAGCGCGACGTTCAGATCCGCGGCTACAAGATCCGCCTACCCCTCGACGTGTTCATGGTGGCGAGTGCCAACCCGGAGGACTACACGAACCGCGGCCGGATCATCACACCCATCAAAGACCGGTTCGGGTCCGAGATTCGCACCCACTACCCGAAGACGCTCGAGCACGAGATCAGCATCATGGAACAGGAGTCCCAGCGCTTTTCGCTGCCGGGCCTCCAATCCGACGTGCCCACGTACATGAAGGAGATCGTCGCCGAGGTGACCCACCTCGCGCGCAAGAGCCCGGACATCTCGCAGCGCTCCGGCGTCTCGGTCCGCGTCTCGATCTCCAACTACGAAAACTTGATCGCCAGCGCGATGCGTCGATCTCTGCGCGTCGGCGAGGCCGACGTGTCCCCGCGCGTCAGCGACCTGGCCGCCCTTCTCGCTTCGACCACGGGAAAGATCGAGCTGGAGACCGTGGGCGATTCGAAAGAGGACCGCATCGTGGACCGGCTGATTCAGGGAGCCGTGTTGAACGTCTTCAACCGCTACTTCACGGTTCAGGAGTTCGACGATCTCGTCCACGCCTTCGAGAGCGGGCTGTCCGTAGAGGTCGGCGACACCCTGCCCTCCATGGAGTACATGCTCCAGGCGTCGTCGGCCGTGGGCCTCAAGGCTGCCGTGGCCAAGCTGGGGGTGCCGAACAACCCAGCCGCCATCGCCTCGGCCGTCGAGTTCGTGCTGGAGGGGCTCCACCTGAATCGCAAGCTGAACAAGGACCGCATGGACCACCGCACGCGATATCGCAGGTAA
- a CDS encoding VWA domain-containing protein — protein MQADNVPGGRAPQSSFGPRLTAFSRYRYSRWDGTQQVSPFDADEIMENLADDLLGDGDVRSALQRILQRGFQHRSGDRTMGLQNILERLRAARQRQLDRHDLGGMIDQIREKLEDVLRTEREGIQRRLEEARARSQQPPSGVEQGAEGAEDADAGSQGREPRGPTSQGQQQAGSRPSGQQPGSPTGQDGGPQGPSQPSSSPSGPSPLEMLENIAGKKLQYLDDVPQDIGGAVQALNDYDFMDPEAREKFQELLRMLQQQVLQSYFQGMQQSMQSLSPEDMAAMRQMLQDLNQMLRDRAEGREPDFDQFMQRWGQNFPGDITNLDDLVEHIQQRIGQMQSILQSMSPDQRRQLQEMAEQLMEQAGLSEELAELADLLDQMAPGARSSRQYPFRGDEPVSLAEAMQIMEQLQELDALERQIQQARDLSSLEDLDIEKVRQLLGDDEANALEQLRELQKILEEAGYVTRRGNEMELTARGMRKIGEKALTDIFHNLKRDSFGKHPMNYRGPGGERVDESKIYEFGDPFSLDMQKTLMNSVVREGPGTPVRLTPDDFEVYRHELVTQSSTVIVLDMSRSMFLRGCILAAKKVAVALNSLIKGLYPRDNLYIIAFSYYAREINTEDLPHLSWSEWGYGTNMQHAFMVSRQLLARHRGGTKQVILVTDGEPTAYFEGGQIEFSYPPTYRTFQETLREVSRCTRENIRINTFMMERGRYLTDFVDQMTKINRGRAFYATPDRLGEYILVDYVDNKRKTIR, from the coding sequence ATGCAAGCTGACAACGTCCCGGGGGGCCGCGCGCCGCAGTCCTCGTTCGGACCTCGATTGACCGCGTTTAGTCGATACCGCTACTCCCGATGGGACGGCACGCAGCAGGTCAGCCCCTTCGACGCCGATGAGATCATGGAGAACCTCGCCGATGATCTGCTGGGAGACGGCGACGTCCGGAGCGCGCTCCAGCGGATCCTCCAGCGCGGGTTCCAGCACCGAAGCGGCGATCGCACCATGGGGCTCCAGAACATTTTGGAGCGGCTGCGCGCTGCCCGCCAGCGACAGCTCGACCGCCACGACCTCGGCGGCATGATCGACCAAATCCGGGAAAAGCTCGAGGACGTGCTCCGGACGGAGCGCGAGGGCATTCAGCGGCGCCTGGAGGAAGCGCGGGCCCGTAGCCAGCAGCCGCCCAGCGGCGTTGAGCAGGGCGCAGAAGGCGCAGAGGACGCGGACGCCGGCTCACAGGGCCGCGAGCCGCGGGGGCCGACGTCACAGGGACAGCAGCAGGCGGGATCCCGGCCGTCGGGCCAGCAGCCGGGCTCGCCCACGGGCCAGGACGGGGGCCCCCAGGGGCCGTCGCAGCCCTCAAGCTCGCCGAGCGGGCCAAGCCCTCTGGAGATGCTCGAAAACATCGCCGGGAAGAAGCTCCAGTACCTCGACGACGTCCCGCAGGACATCGGCGGCGCCGTCCAGGCCCTGAACGACTATGACTTCATGGACCCCGAGGCGCGCGAGAAGTTCCAGGAGCTGCTCCGGATGCTGCAGCAGCAGGTGCTGCAGTCCTACTTCCAGGGCATGCAGCAGAGCATGCAGTCGCTCTCGCCGGAAGACATGGCGGCCATGCGACAGATGCTCCAGGACTTGAACCAAATGCTGCGGGACCGCGCTGAGGGCCGCGAGCCCGACTTTGACCAGTTCATGCAGCGCTGGGGACAGAACTTCCCCGGGGACATCACTAACCTCGACGATCTGGTCGAGCACATCCAGCAGCGCATCGGCCAGATGCAGTCGATCCTGCAGAGCATGTCACCCGATCAGCGCCGCCAGCTCCAGGAGATGGCCGAGCAGCTCATGGAGCAGGCTGGCCTCAGCGAGGAGCTGGCGGAGCTGGCCGATCTCCTCGACCAGATGGCGCCCGGCGCGCGGTCCAGCCGACAGTACCCGTTCCGAGGCGACGAGCCCGTCAGCCTGGCCGAGGCGATGCAGATCATGGAGCAGCTCCAGGAGCTGGACGCGCTCGAGCGACAGATCCAGCAAGCGCGCGATCTCAGCAGCCTCGAGGACCTGGACATCGAGAAGGTGCGCCAACTCCTCGGCGACGACGAGGCGAACGCGCTGGAGCAGCTCCGCGAGCTACAGAAGATCCTCGAAGAGGCCGGGTATGTCACCAGGCGCGGCAACGAGATGGAGCTGACGGCGCGGGGGATGCGCAAAATCGGCGAAAAGGCGCTCACCGACATCTTCCACAACCTGAAGCGCGACAGCTTCGGCAAGCATCCCATGAATTACCGCGGGCCGGGCGGCGAGCGGGTCGACGAATCCAAGATTTACGAGTTCGGCGATCCCTTCTCCCTGGACATGCAGAAGACCCTCATGAACTCCGTGGTCCGAGAGGGCCCCGGCACACCGGTTCGCCTCACCCCAGATGATTTCGAGGTGTATCGGCACGAGCTGGTCACGCAAAGCTCGACGGTCATCGTGCTGGACATGAGCCGCTCGATGTTCCTACGGGGGTGCATCCTCGCGGCAAAGAAGGTCGCGGTCGCCCTCAACTCCCTCATCAAGGGCCTGTACCCGCGCGACAACCTCTACATCATCGCCTTTTCCTACTATGCGCGCGAGATCAATACCGAGGACCTCCCCCACTTGAGCTGGAGCGAGTGGGGATACGGGACCAACATGCAGCATGCCTTTATGGTCTCGCGCCAGCTCCTGGCGCGCCACCGGGGAGGCACCAAGCAGGTCATCCTCGTCACCGACGGCGAACCCACCGCGTACTTCGAGGGCGGTCAGATCGAGTTCTCCTACCCCCCGACGTACCGCACATTCCAGGAAACGTTGCGTGAAGTGAGCCGCTGCACCCGCGAGAACATCCGCATCAACACCTTCATGATGGAGCGCGGGCGCTACCTCACCGACTTCGTCGACCAGATGACGAAGATCAACCGCGGCCGCGCCTTTTACGCGACGCCGGACCGGCTCGGCGAGTACATCCTGGTCGATTACGTCGACAACAAACGGAAGACGATCCGCTGA